The following proteins come from a genomic window of Zonotrichia leucophrys gambelii isolate GWCS_2022_RI chromosome 4, RI_Zleu_2.0, whole genome shotgun sequence:
- the FNIP2 gene encoding folliculin-interacting protein 2 isoform X2, giving the protein MAPTLLQKLFNKRGGGATAPHGRAPGEGPAFSWSSLELDLNEIRLIVYQDCERRGRQVLFDSKAVRKIDEAVVQKMADEASVKTSAKNCQASNGNSVSSHSPSVSCMQNIKEQIPKYQYTRPASDVNMLGEMMFGSVAMSYKGSTLKIHYIRSPPQLMISKVFSARVGSFSGSNNNLQDSFECINQDPSLGKLSSNQNGLGTCRSGSNLAHSTPVDMPSRGQNEDRDSGIARSASLSSLLVTPLPSPSSSSSSSSSYQRRWLRSQTTSLENGIVPRRSTEEMFSMADESCSSNPAMVRRKKIAISIIFSLPEKEEAQRNFQDFFFSHFPLFESHMNKLKYAIEKAMISCRKIAESSQRVQVYISRVMDALGEFRVTIWNLYSVPRIAEPVWLNMMSSTLEKNQLCQRFLKEFTFLIEQINKNQFFAALLTAVLTYHLAWVPTVMPVDHPPIKAFSEKRTSQSVNMLAKSHPYNPLWAQLGDLYGAIGSPVRLTRTVIVGKRKELVQRLLYVLTYFIRCSELQENQLTWSEKAGEGEQVLNGSKITTALEKGEVEESDYVVVTVKNDPALVPPILPPKNDGSKNNSTAEWVQESESTQAVPVSSKEKREAIEKASQTSETSVDCLTGSFCKGASDGKKRTVTDMGILSYHSEESSKLEDVMDTKKNKNQNERKAEKQFSSRSSAVPCPERSGHRTSHLEKVTFQIGSSASPESDLETHRREMEENLKTLIKHPEVIHCASSSTSLTVDASQNQDSCEAAFINKHNVCYAQIPPCEEKEGILNQHMESKGTEVNLINSISSEMLLPTDSIETVKLPNMKENRTLCSGNLENYSSDCVEADSAVKQDSSKVGAKDVPYGDSGRKTSFRVEGDIPRNESSDSALGASDEEGDCCIPDEVHHDNISKRLEEFAEVELPLPRSNTISSQCVKNFGRSLLGGYCHTYIPDLVLHGINNDEKLKQCLLADLLHAMHHPVLDEPIAEAVCIIADTDKWNVQVATSQRKMMDSVKLGKDVLVSSQVSSLLQSILQLYKLNVPADFCIMHLEDRLQEMYLKSKMLSEYLRGHTRVHVKELGIVLGIESNDLPLLAAIASTHSPYVAQILL; this is encoded by the exons AAAATGGCAGATGAGGCTTCTGTAAAGACTTCTGCCAAGAACTGCCAAGCAAGCAATGGGAACAGTGTTTCTTCCCATAGTCCCTCTGTAAGCTGTATGCAAAATATCAAAGAACAGATACCGAAGTATCAG TACACCAGACCAGCCTCCGATGTCAATATGCTGGGAGAAATGATGTTTGGCTCAGTGGCAATGAGTTACAAAGGCTCCACCTTGAAAATTCACTACATACG CTCTCCCCCACAGCTGATGATAAGTAAAGTCTTCTCAGCCAGGGTAGGAAGCTTCAGTGGAAGCAACAATAA CTTGCAAGATAGCTTTGAATGCATCAACCAGGATCCCAGTCTGGGAAAACTGAGCTCcaatcagaatggtttgggaacCTGTCGCAGTGGAAGTAATTTAG CACACAGCACACCTGTTGATATGCCTAGCAGAGGACAAAACGAGGACAGAGACAGCGGCATTGCTCGGTCAG CATCTCTGAGCAGTCTTCTGGTTACTCCTTTGCCATCTCCAAGctcttcatcatcatcttctAGCAGCTATCAACGTCGCTGGCTCCGAAGTCAGACAACCAGTTTAGAGAATGGAATTGTTCCAAGACG GTCCACTGAAGAAATGTTTAGTATGGCTGAtgaaagctgcagctccaaTCCTGCAATGGTTcggaggaaaaaaattgcaatcaGCATCATCTTTTCTCTGCCTGAAAAAGAAGAAGCTCAGAGAAACTTccaggatttctttttctctcactttCCTCTTTTTGAGTCTCACATGAACAAGCTGAAATATGCAATAGAAAAG GCCATGATCTCATGTAGAAAAATAGCAGAATCCAGCCAGAGAGTGCAGGTTTATATCAGCCGTGTCATGGATGCCCTGGGAGAATTCAG AGTTACCATCTGGAACCTATATTCTGTTCCAAGGATTGCAGAGCCTGTGTGGCTTAATATGATGTCCAGCACCCTGGAAAAGAATCAGCTATGCCAGCGTTTTCTTAAAGAATTTACCTTTCTGATAGAACAGATCAACAAAAATCA gttctttgctgctttgctgaCTGCAGTGCTGACATATCACCTGGCGTGGGTCCCCACAGTGATGCCCGTTGACCATCCTCCCATCAAGGCCTTCTCTGAGAAGCGCACATCCCAGTCTGTCAACATGCTGGCAAAATCCCACCCATATAACCctctctgggcacagctgg GTGATCTCTACGGTGCCATAGGCTCTCCAGTTAGACTGACTCGGACTGTGATTGTTGGGAAGCGCAAGGAGCTGGTGCAGCGCTTGCTCTACGTTCTAACTTACTTCATCCggtgctctgagctgcaggaaaatcagCTGACCTGGAGTGAgaaggctggggaaggagagcaggTGCTAAATGGAAGCAAGATCACAACTGCACTAGAAAAGGGAGAGGTAGAGGAATCTGATTATGTGGTTGTCACTGTTAAAAATGACCCTGCTCTTGTGCCTCCAATCCTACCTCCAAAGAATGATGGAAGTAAGAACAACAGTACTGCAGAGTGGGTGCAAGAATCAGAAAGCACTCAGGCTGTCCCAGtctcttcaaaagaaaagagggaagcAATAGAAAAGGCAAGTCAGACATCTGAAACATCTGTTGACTGTCTAACTGGCAGTTTCTGTAAAGGAGCATCTGATGGTAAGAAAAGAACTGTCACTGATATGGGAATCCTATCCTACCACTCTGAAGAATCATCTAAATTAGAGGATGTAATGGATACAAAGAAGAACAAGAACCAGAatgagagaaaagcagagaagcagTTTTCTAGTAGGTCATCTGCTGTACCTTGTCCTGAAAGGTCTGGCCACAGGACTTCACACTTAGAAAAGGTCACGTTTCAGATTGGAAGTTCAGCATCACCAGAGTCAGACTTAGAAACTCATAgaagagaaatggaagaaaatctGAAGACGTTAATTAAACATCCTGAGGTGATACATTGTGCCTCAAGTTCCACAAGTCTGACTGTGGATGCTTCTCAGAATCAAGATAGTTGTGAAGCTGCCTTTATCAACAAACATAATGTTTGTTATGCACAAATCCCACCGTGTGAGGAGAAGGAAGGTATACTTAACCAACATATGGAAAGTAAAGGAACTGAAGTGAATTTAATTAATTCAATATCTAGTGAAATGCTTTTGCCCACAGATAGCATAGAAACTGTAAAATTGccaaacatgaaagaaaatagaacTTTATGCTCTGGCAATCTGGAGAACTATTCTTCTGACTGTGTAGAAGCAGATTCTGCTGTCAAACAGGATTCCTCTAAAGTAGGTGCTAAAGATGTCCCCTATGGGGATTCTGGAAGGAAAACCTCCTTCAGAGTTGAAGGGGACATTCCAAGGAACGAGAGTTCAGACAGTGCTCTTGGAGCTAGTGATGAAGAAGGCGATTGTTGTATCCCTGATGAAGTGCATCATGATAACATCAGCAAACGGCTTGAAGAATTTGCAGAAGTGGAACTTCCTTTGCCAAG gtCAAATACCATCAGCAGTCAATGTGTGAAAAACTTTGGAAGATCACTTCTGGGTGGTTACTGTCATACATACATACCTGATCTAGTGCTGCATGGAATAAATAATGATGAAAAACTCAAGCAGTGTCTACTAGCAGATCTACTTCATGCAATGCAC CATCCAGTGCTAGATGAGCCCATAGCAGAAGCTGTCTGCATTATTGCAGACACAGATAAATGGAATGTACAAGTAGCTACAAGCCAGAGGAAGATGATGGACAGTGTGAAGTTAGGCAAGGATGTTCTGGTTTCGAGTCAAGTATCCAGTCTGTTGCAGTCTATTTTACAGCTTTACAAACTGAATGTCCCAGCTGACTTT tgtATAATGCATCTTGAGGACAGACTGCAAGAGATGTATCTCAAAAGCAAAATGCTTTCAGAATATCTGAGAGGACATACAAGAGTGCATGTAAAAGAACTAGGAATTGTATTGGG gATTGAATCCAATGACTTGCCTTTGTTGGCTGCTATAGCAAGTACTCATTCCCCATATGTTGCTCAAATACTCTTATAA
- the FNIP2 gene encoding folliculin-interacting protein 2 isoform X1: MAPTLLQKLFNKRGGGATAPHGRAPGEGPAFSWSSLELDLNEIRLIVYQDCERRGRQVLFDSKAVRKIDEAVVQKMADEASVKTSAKNCQASNGNSVSSHSPSVSCMQNIKEQIPKYQYTRPASDVNMLGEMMFGSVAMSYKGSTLKIHYIRSPPQLMISKVFSARVGSFSGSNNNLQDSFECINQDPSLGKLSSNQNGLGTCRSGSNLGVLQLCSSKLLQGVSEGGPLRLIRSASFFAAHSTPVDMPSRGQNEDRDSGIARSASLSSLLVTPLPSPSSSSSSSSSYQRRWLRSQTTSLENGIVPRRSTEEMFSMADESCSSNPAMVRRKKIAISIIFSLPEKEEAQRNFQDFFFSHFPLFESHMNKLKYAIEKAMISCRKIAESSQRVQVYISRVMDALGEFRVTIWNLYSVPRIAEPVWLNMMSSTLEKNQLCQRFLKEFTFLIEQINKNQFFAALLTAVLTYHLAWVPTVMPVDHPPIKAFSEKRTSQSVNMLAKSHPYNPLWAQLGDLYGAIGSPVRLTRTVIVGKRKELVQRLLYVLTYFIRCSELQENQLTWSEKAGEGEQVLNGSKITTALEKGEVEESDYVVVTVKNDPALVPPILPPKNDGSKNNSTAEWVQESESTQAVPVSSKEKREAIEKASQTSETSVDCLTGSFCKGASDGKKRTVTDMGILSYHSEESSKLEDVMDTKKNKNQNERKAEKQFSSRSSAVPCPERSGHRTSHLEKVTFQIGSSASPESDLETHRREMEENLKTLIKHPEVIHCASSSTSLTVDASQNQDSCEAAFINKHNVCYAQIPPCEEKEGILNQHMESKGTEVNLINSISSEMLLPTDSIETVKLPNMKENRTLCSGNLENYSSDCVEADSAVKQDSSKVGAKDVPYGDSGRKTSFRVEGDIPRNESSDSALGASDEEGDCCIPDEVHHDNISKRLEEFAEVELPLPRSNTISSQCVKNFGRSLLGGYCHTYIPDLVLHGINNDEKLKQCLLADLLHAMHHPVLDEPIAEAVCIIADTDKWNVQVATSQRKMMDSVKLGKDVLVSSQVSSLLQSILQLYKLNVPADFCIMHLEDRLQEMYLKSKMLSEYLRGHTRVHVKELGIVLGIESNDLPLLAAIASTHSPYVAQILL; this comes from the exons AAAATGGCAGATGAGGCTTCTGTAAAGACTTCTGCCAAGAACTGCCAAGCAAGCAATGGGAACAGTGTTTCTTCCCATAGTCCCTCTGTAAGCTGTATGCAAAATATCAAAGAACAGATACCGAAGTATCAG TACACCAGACCAGCCTCCGATGTCAATATGCTGGGAGAAATGATGTTTGGCTCAGTGGCAATGAGTTACAAAGGCTCCACCTTGAAAATTCACTACATACG CTCTCCCCCACAGCTGATGATAAGTAAAGTCTTCTCAGCCAGGGTAGGAAGCTTCAGTGGAAGCAACAATAA CTTGCAAGATAGCTTTGAATGCATCAACCAGGATCCCAGTCTGGGAAAACTGAGCTCcaatcagaatggtttgggaacCTGTCGCAGTGGAAGTAATTTAG GTGTGTTACAGCTGTGTAGCAGCAAACTGCTGCAGGGTGTGTCTGAAGGAGGTCCCCTCCGGCTCATCCGCAGTGCTTCTTTCTTTGCAG CACACAGCACACCTGTTGATATGCCTAGCAGAGGACAAAACGAGGACAGAGACAGCGGCATTGCTCGGTCAG CATCTCTGAGCAGTCTTCTGGTTACTCCTTTGCCATCTCCAAGctcttcatcatcatcttctAGCAGCTATCAACGTCGCTGGCTCCGAAGTCAGACAACCAGTTTAGAGAATGGAATTGTTCCAAGACG GTCCACTGAAGAAATGTTTAGTATGGCTGAtgaaagctgcagctccaaTCCTGCAATGGTTcggaggaaaaaaattgcaatcaGCATCATCTTTTCTCTGCCTGAAAAAGAAGAAGCTCAGAGAAACTTccaggatttctttttctctcactttCCTCTTTTTGAGTCTCACATGAACAAGCTGAAATATGCAATAGAAAAG GCCATGATCTCATGTAGAAAAATAGCAGAATCCAGCCAGAGAGTGCAGGTTTATATCAGCCGTGTCATGGATGCCCTGGGAGAATTCAG AGTTACCATCTGGAACCTATATTCTGTTCCAAGGATTGCAGAGCCTGTGTGGCTTAATATGATGTCCAGCACCCTGGAAAAGAATCAGCTATGCCAGCGTTTTCTTAAAGAATTTACCTTTCTGATAGAACAGATCAACAAAAATCA gttctttgctgctttgctgaCTGCAGTGCTGACATATCACCTGGCGTGGGTCCCCACAGTGATGCCCGTTGACCATCCTCCCATCAAGGCCTTCTCTGAGAAGCGCACATCCCAGTCTGTCAACATGCTGGCAAAATCCCACCCATATAACCctctctgggcacagctgg GTGATCTCTACGGTGCCATAGGCTCTCCAGTTAGACTGACTCGGACTGTGATTGTTGGGAAGCGCAAGGAGCTGGTGCAGCGCTTGCTCTACGTTCTAACTTACTTCATCCggtgctctgagctgcaggaaaatcagCTGACCTGGAGTGAgaaggctggggaaggagagcaggTGCTAAATGGAAGCAAGATCACAACTGCACTAGAAAAGGGAGAGGTAGAGGAATCTGATTATGTGGTTGTCACTGTTAAAAATGACCCTGCTCTTGTGCCTCCAATCCTACCTCCAAAGAATGATGGAAGTAAGAACAACAGTACTGCAGAGTGGGTGCAAGAATCAGAAAGCACTCAGGCTGTCCCAGtctcttcaaaagaaaagagggaagcAATAGAAAAGGCAAGTCAGACATCTGAAACATCTGTTGACTGTCTAACTGGCAGTTTCTGTAAAGGAGCATCTGATGGTAAGAAAAGAACTGTCACTGATATGGGAATCCTATCCTACCACTCTGAAGAATCATCTAAATTAGAGGATGTAATGGATACAAAGAAGAACAAGAACCAGAatgagagaaaagcagagaagcagTTTTCTAGTAGGTCATCTGCTGTACCTTGTCCTGAAAGGTCTGGCCACAGGACTTCACACTTAGAAAAGGTCACGTTTCAGATTGGAAGTTCAGCATCACCAGAGTCAGACTTAGAAACTCATAgaagagaaatggaagaaaatctGAAGACGTTAATTAAACATCCTGAGGTGATACATTGTGCCTCAAGTTCCACAAGTCTGACTGTGGATGCTTCTCAGAATCAAGATAGTTGTGAAGCTGCCTTTATCAACAAACATAATGTTTGTTATGCACAAATCCCACCGTGTGAGGAGAAGGAAGGTATACTTAACCAACATATGGAAAGTAAAGGAACTGAAGTGAATTTAATTAATTCAATATCTAGTGAAATGCTTTTGCCCACAGATAGCATAGAAACTGTAAAATTGccaaacatgaaagaaaatagaacTTTATGCTCTGGCAATCTGGAGAACTATTCTTCTGACTGTGTAGAAGCAGATTCTGCTGTCAAACAGGATTCCTCTAAAGTAGGTGCTAAAGATGTCCCCTATGGGGATTCTGGAAGGAAAACCTCCTTCAGAGTTGAAGGGGACATTCCAAGGAACGAGAGTTCAGACAGTGCTCTTGGAGCTAGTGATGAAGAAGGCGATTGTTGTATCCCTGATGAAGTGCATCATGATAACATCAGCAAACGGCTTGAAGAATTTGCAGAAGTGGAACTTCCTTTGCCAAG gtCAAATACCATCAGCAGTCAATGTGTGAAAAACTTTGGAAGATCACTTCTGGGTGGTTACTGTCATACATACATACCTGATCTAGTGCTGCATGGAATAAATAATGATGAAAAACTCAAGCAGTGTCTACTAGCAGATCTACTTCATGCAATGCAC CATCCAGTGCTAGATGAGCCCATAGCAGAAGCTGTCTGCATTATTGCAGACACAGATAAATGGAATGTACAAGTAGCTACAAGCCAGAGGAAGATGATGGACAGTGTGAAGTTAGGCAAGGATGTTCTGGTTTCGAGTCAAGTATCCAGTCTGTTGCAGTCTATTTTACAGCTTTACAAACTGAATGTCCCAGCTGACTTT tgtATAATGCATCTTGAGGACAGACTGCAAGAGATGTATCTCAAAAGCAAAATGCTTTCAGAATATCTGAGAGGACATACAAGAGTGCATGTAAAAGAACTAGGAATTGTATTGGG gATTGAATCCAATGACTTGCCTTTGTTGGCTGCTATAGCAAGTACTCATTCCCCATATGTTGCTCAAATACTCTTATAA